A window of the Hordeum vulgare subsp. vulgare chromosome 5H, MorexV3_pseudomolecules_assembly, whole genome shotgun sequence genome harbors these coding sequences:
- the LOC123397546 gene encoding low molecular mass early light-inducible protein HV90, chloroplastic — translation MATMMSMSSFAGAAVVPRSSASSFGARSLPALGRRALVVRAQTEGPSAPPPNKPKASTSIWDAMAFSGPAPERINGRLAMVGFVTALAVEAGRGDGLLSQLGSGTGQAWFAYTVAVLSMASLVPLLQGESAEGRAGAIMNANAELWNGRFAMLGLVALAATEIITGAPFINV, via the coding sequence ATGGCGACCATGATGTCCATGAGCTCCTTCGCCGGTGCGGCCGTCGTGCCGCGCAGCTCGGCCAGCAGCTTCGGCGCCCGGTCTCTGCCAGCGCTGGGCCGACGCGCCCTCGTCGTCAGGGCACAGACCGAGGGCCCGAGCGCACCACCGCCAAACAAACCCAAGGCGAGCACCTCGATCTGGGACGCGATGGCGTTCAGCGGCCCTGCGCCGGAGCGCATCAACGGGCGGCTAGCCATGGTGGGCTTCGTGACGGCGCTTGCGGTGGAGGCAGGGCGCGGCGACGGGCTCCTCTCGCAGCTCGGCAGCGGCACCGGGCAGGCGTGGTTCGCCTACACCGTGGCGGTGCTGTCCATGGCGTCGCTGGTGCCGCTGCTCCAGGGCGAGAGCGCCGAGGGCAGAGCCGGCGCCATCATGAACGCCAACGCGGAACTCTGGAACGGCCGCTTCGCCATGCTCGGACTCGTCGCGCTGGCCGCCACCGAGATCATCACCGGCGCGCCTTTCATCAACGTGTAG